From one Halococcus agarilyticus genomic stretch:
- a CDS encoding thiolase family protein, with amino-acid sequence MADTTPVVAAAYRTAQGKEDGVFADVRSEDLSIPLIDEILAETGIGSEDVDDLMWGCAQQRGEQGSNLARVIALLSDLGESVPGTTINRWCASSAQAMISASDAIRAGQRDAIIAGGVENMSRTKMGENSGNVHPRMNEAYNVAELSMGMTAEAVAERYDVSREEQDEYAARSQQRAVEATEEGHFDDEIVPIDTGEEVVDTDEGLRPGTTAEKLAELPTVFKSEGTVTPGNASQISDGASATLVTSRAFAEDHGLDVLAEVGGNNVAGVDPEVMGIGPVPATEGLLDRTGGSIEDFDLVELNEAFASQALYCQRELGIDDEIFNVNGGAIAIGHPLGASGARLPVTLIHEMQKRDADHGLATECVGFGQGAAIEFSR; translated from the coding sequence ATGGCCGACACGACGCCGGTCGTCGCGGCGGCGTACCGCACCGCACAGGGCAAAGAGGACGGCGTTTTCGCCGACGTCCGAAGCGAGGACCTCTCGATCCCGCTGATCGACGAGATCCTCGCCGAGACGGGGATCGGGAGCGAGGACGTCGACGACCTGATGTGGGGCTGTGCCCAGCAGCGTGGCGAGCAGGGCAGCAACCTCGCACGGGTGATCGCGCTGCTCTCGGATCTGGGGGAGTCAGTCCCTGGAACGACGATCAATCGATGGTGCGCCTCCTCGGCGCAGGCCATGATCTCCGCCTCGGACGCGATCCGGGCGGGCCAGCGTGACGCGATCATCGCTGGCGGGGTCGAGAACATGTCCCGGACGAAGATGGGGGAGAACTCGGGGAACGTCCACCCCCGCATGAACGAAGCGTACAACGTCGCGGAGCTCAGCATGGGGATGACCGCCGAGGCGGTCGCCGAGCGCTACGACGTCAGTCGCGAAGAGCAAGACGAGTACGCCGCCCGCTCCCAGCAGCGCGCGGTCGAAGCCACCGAGGAGGGCCACTTCGACGACGAGATCGTTCCGATCGACACCGGCGAGGAAGTCGTCGACACCGACGAGGGGCTCCGACCGGGCACGACCGCCGAGAAGCTCGCCGAGCTCCCCACCGTCTTCAAATCGGAGGGGACGGTGACGCCGGGCAACGCCTCCCAGATTTCCGACGGGGCGTCCGCGACCCTCGTCACGAGCCGGGCGTTCGCCGAGGATCACGGCCTCGACGTGCTCGCCGAGGTCGGCGGGAACAACGTCGCTGGCGTCGATCCGGAAGTGATGGGGATCGGACCTGTGCCCGCCACGGAGGGCCTGCTCGACCGCACTGGGGGATCGATCGAGGACTTCGATCTCGTGGAGCTCAACGAGGCGTTCGCCTCCCAGGCCCTCTACTGCCAGCGCGAACTCGGCATCGACGACGAGATCTTCAACGTCAACGGCGGTGCGATCGCGATCGGCCACCCGCTCGGCGCGAGCGGCGCACGCCTGCCCGTGACGCTGATTCACGAGATGCAAAAGCGCGACGCCGACCACGGCCTCGCCACCGAGTGTGTCGGCTTCGGCCAGGGTGCGGCGATCGAGTTCTCGCGGTAG
- a CDS encoding ATP-binding protein, which translates to MSSPELDVVELLLTTRAYNEHRERDAEDLPPRYRTVFFADGGIERPLATGEERVAAATGVDDPWAAVSGLMFTDRDDFAETLSLSEPDMAEEWFADRVDADRLAENPTLAAVFEDRDEAPDVDYEQSREANRPMRADRAWIDSLLEEYFDDEDEEEMLDLVDVRAPEEVDMTLDDLVLTPDQENEIVKIMKAIEHREYLAGIGLREIGKLLLVGPPGTGKTTTARALAHELDLPFVEVKLSMVTSQYLGETAKNVEKTFEIAKRLSPCILFMDEFDFVAKTRNSDEHAALKRAVNTLLKSIDEVSLIEDDVLLIGATNHPDQLDAAAWRRFDEIVNFPKPDVEMRADILQLVTHEMEIAEFDPLELAADTEGLTGSDLRLVLREAVLDALTEERTTLTQDDLMEAVRDFEERDSLKDLDMIEGDHDALVAGGDISADGGETSEASRSSSEHGSDGGSDADTADHSHDHDADGHTHDH; encoded by the coding sequence ATGAGCAGCCCGGAACTGGACGTCGTCGAACTCCTGCTCACGACACGCGCCTACAACGAGCACCGTGAACGCGACGCCGAGGACCTCCCGCCACGCTACCGTACCGTCTTCTTCGCCGACGGGGGGATCGAGCGCCCGCTCGCGACGGGCGAGGAACGGGTGGCGGCCGCCACCGGTGTCGACGATCCGTGGGCCGCGGTGTCGGGGCTGATGTTCACCGACCGCGACGACTTCGCCGAGACACTCTCGCTCTCGGAGCCCGACATGGCCGAGGAATGGTTCGCCGACCGAGTCGACGCCGACCGGCTCGCCGAAAACCCGACGCTCGCGGCCGTCTTCGAGGATCGCGACGAGGCTCCGGACGTCGACTACGAGCAGTCGCGCGAGGCGAACCGCCCGATGCGCGCCGATCGGGCGTGGATCGACAGCCTCCTGGAGGAGTACTTCGACGACGAGGACGAGGAGGAGATGCTCGATCTCGTCGACGTGCGCGCGCCCGAGGAGGTCGACATGACGCTCGACGATCTCGTGCTCACGCCCGACCAGGAGAACGAGATCGTGAAGATCATGAAGGCGATCGAACACCGCGAGTACCTCGCGGGGATCGGCCTGCGCGAGATCGGGAAGCTCCTGCTCGTGGGACCGCCCGGAACGGGAAAAACCACGACCGCACGCGCGCTCGCCCACGAGCTCGACCTCCCGTTCGTGGAGGTCAAGCTCTCGATGGTCACCAGCCAGTACCTCGGCGAAACCGCGAAGAACGTCGAGAAGACCTTCGAGATCGCCAAACGACTCTCGCCCTGTATCCTCTTCATGGACGAGTTCGACTTCGTGGCGAAGACCCGCAATTCGGACGAGCACGCCGCGCTGAAACGCGCAGTGAACACCCTGCTCAAGTCGATCGACGAAGTAAGTCTAATCGAGGACGACGTCCTCCTGATCGGCGCGACCAACCACCCCGACCAGCTCGACGCAGCGGCGTGGCGACGCTTCGACGAGATCGTGAACTTCCCGAAGCCCGACGTCGAGATGCGCGCGGACATCCTCCAGCTCGTCACGCACGAGATGGAGATCGCGGAGTTCGACCCCCTCGAACTCGCCGCCGACACCGAGGGCCTGACCGGCAGCGATCTCCGTCTCGTCCTTCGGGAGGCGGTGCTCGACGCGCTGACCGAGGAGCGCACCACGCTGACCCAGGACGACCTCATGGAGGCGGTCCGGGACTTCGAGGAGCGCGACAGCCTGAAGGACCTCGACATGATCGAGGGCGATCACGACGCCCTCGTCGCGGGTGGCGACATCAGCGCGGACGGGGGTGAGACGAGCGAAGCGAGTCGATCCTCGTCGGAGCACGGCTCCGACGGCGGCAGCGACGCCGACACGGCCGACCACAGCCACGATCACGACGCCGACGGCCACACCCACGACCACTGA
- a CDS encoding MBL fold metallo-hydrolase has protein sequence MEVTLLGTGDTTGTPTVGCDCDTCTAARERGVERSRFSVHVRNERTDESLLIDLSPDFRAQFLARDVALPDAAIVTHIHFDHLDGLGNAFRLVRDLPVAAANETDPETGESVADTVRRKYDYLDALSITGQEPLEPFECCGFDVTLVPVDHPPLVCYGVVITDPETDAKLSITGDTNYAIPEASREHLADPDLLIADAIAPASFCEHHPLGGDHHDEAGTPRTFGTKHMTREGALALADELGAAETRLVHVSHFFPADEAFAAPLAVDGERYVL, from the coding sequence ATGGAGGTCACGCTGCTCGGCACCGGCGACACGACCGGGACGCCGACCGTCGGCTGTGACTGTGACACCTGTACGGCCGCCCGCGAGCGGGGCGTCGAGCGCAGCCGGTTTTCCGTTCACGTCCGGAACGAGCGCACCGACGAATCGCTCCTGATCGATTTGAGCCCCGACTTCCGCGCGCAGTTTCTCGCCCGCGACGTCGCGCTCCCCGACGCCGCGATCGTCACCCACATCCACTTCGACCATCTCGACGGGCTCGGCAACGCCTTCCGACTCGTCCGGGACCTCCCGGTCGCGGCCGCGAACGAGACCGATCCCGAGACCGGCGAGAGCGTGGCCGACACCGTCCGGCGAAAGTACGACTATCTCGACGCGCTCTCGATCACGGGGCAGGAACCGCTCGAACCGTTCGAGTGCTGTGGGTTCGACGTGACGCTCGTGCCGGTCGACCATCCGCCGCTCGTGTGCTACGGCGTCGTGATCACGGACCCCGAGACGGACGCGAAGCTCTCCATTACCGGCGATACGAACTACGCGATCCCCGAAGCGTCCCGTGAGCACCTCGCCGATCCGGATCTCCTGATCGCGGACGCGATCGCCCCGGCGTCGTTCTGTGAACACCACCCGCTCGGCGGCGACCACCACGACGAGGCTGGGACGCCGCGGACGTTCGGCACGAAACATATGACCCGCGAGGGGGCGCTCGCGCTGGCCGACGAACTCGGTGCGGCGGAGACCCGCCTGGTCCACGTCTCGCATTTCTTCCCGGCCGACGAGGCGTTCGCGGCACCGCTCGCGGTCGACGGCGAGCGTTACGTGCTGTAG
- a CDS encoding ABC transporter permease has translation MSPPADESSERPATDGGTAGTATGTEAETTTVRRSSNSFLGDAWVNFKRWNIKAVRNPFVLVVSLAQPIIFLVLFTQVFGQIATGAINQGGAGAISYETYLVPAIVIQVSLAAAITSGIGLVNDIEEGMFEKVLVTPMNRTAVFVGKTAAEVLRIAAQIAIILGLGVLLGAEISTGIVGALGIIGVGILFSLWFVSLSNSLAVITKDQESTIIVMNLLQFPLLFLSSAFLPLEALPEWIQTFARYNPITYGVDAARTLMLDTDVMTVLDVTAFTGIWNALVPALAVLVGLDLVLGAIAVYLLSQASSSSAQ, from the coding sequence ATGAGTCCGCCAGCCGACGAGTCATCCGAGCGGCCCGCGACCGACGGCGGTACTGCGGGGACCGCGACCGGAACCGAGGCCGAAACCACCACCGTTCGGCGATCGAGCAACTCGTTTCTCGGCGACGCGTGGGTCAACTTCAAGCGCTGGAACATCAAGGCCGTCCGCAATCCGTTCGTGCTCGTGGTCTCGCTGGCCCAGCCCATCATCTTCCTCGTGCTGTTCACTCAGGTGTTCGGCCAGATCGCGACCGGCGCGATCAATCAGGGCGGTGCCGGCGCGATCTCCTACGAGACCTATCTCGTGCCCGCCATCGTGATCCAGGTCTCGCTCGCGGCCGCGATCACTTCCGGCATCGGCCTCGTCAACGACATCGAGGAGGGGATGTTCGAGAAGGTGCTCGTCACGCCGATGAACCGCACCGCGGTGTTCGTGGGGAAGACCGCCGCCGAAGTGCTGCGGATCGCCGCCCAGATCGCGATCATTCTCGGACTCGGCGTGCTGCTCGGGGCGGAAATCTCGACGGGGATCGTCGGCGCGCTCGGGATCATCGGGGTCGGGATCCTGTTCTCGCTGTGGTTCGTCTCGCTTTCGAACAGTCTCGCGGTCATCACGAAGGACCAGGAGTCGACCATCATCGTGATGAACCTCCTCCAGTTCCCGCTGCTCTTTCTCTCCTCGGCGTTCCTCCCGCTCGAAGCGCTTCCGGAGTGGATCCAGACGTTCGCACGGTACAACCCGATCACCTACGGCGTGGACGCCGCTCGCACGCTGATGCTCGATACGGACGTGATGACGGTGCTCGACGTCACGGCCTTCACGGGCATCTGGAACGCGCTCGTGCCGGCGCTCGCCGTGCTCGTCGGACTCGATCTCGTGCTCGGCGCGATCGCGGTGTATCTGTTGAGCCAGGCGTCGAGTTCGTCGGCACAGTGA
- a CDS encoding ATP-binding cassette domain-containing protein, translating to MSAIDAEAVTLTYSDGTEAVRGIDLDVPEGEFFGFLGPNGAGKTTAIKTFTTLLQPTSGSVTVNGFDVTDEPRAVRESIGYMAQETSVDEELTARENIRFACEAYGVPKAERGDRIDELLDLVDLVEAADKVAEGFSGGMKKRLDAAMALVHQPPLVFLDEPTTGLDPKARNRLWEYFRRINGEGTTIFLTTQYLEEADQLCERIAVILDGEIVATGSPAELKRRVGGEILDIDLDGDENARERAVGVAADSDLFEDEATVETTDEGISVTSRRARQAGTDLLVALRDADLTVTGFNIRAPTLDDVFLAITGESVDGDGESGTSEGDTSEASAEEANPAAADGGANR from the coding sequence ATGAGTGCGATCGACGCCGAGGCGGTCACGTTGACCTACTCGGACGGGACCGAAGCGGTGCGGGGGATCGATCTCGACGTCCCCGAGGGGGAGTTCTTCGGCTTCCTCGGGCCGAACGGCGCGGGCAAGACCACCGCGATCAAGACGTTCACGACCCTCTTGCAGCCCACCTCGGGGTCGGTCACGGTGAACGGGTTCGACGTGACGGACGAACCGCGCGCGGTGCGTGAGTCGATCGGGTACATGGCCCAAGAGACCAGCGTCGATGAGGAGCTCACAGCCAGGGAAAACATCCGGTTTGCGTGTGAGGCCTACGGCGTGCCGAAGGCCGAGCGGGGCGACCGGATCGACGAACTCCTCGATCTCGTGGATCTCGTCGAGGCCGCCGACAAGGTCGCCGAGGGATTTTCGGGCGGAATGAAAAAGCGCCTCGACGCCGCGATGGCGCTGGTCCACCAGCCCCCCCTCGTGTTCCTCGACGAGCCCACGACTGGTCTCGATCCAAAGGCCAGAAATCGGCTCTGGGAGTACTTCCGGCGGATCAACGGGGAGGGCACGACGATCTTCCTGACCACCCAGTATCTGGAGGAGGCCGACCAGCTCTGCGAGCGGATCGCGGTCATCCTCGACGGCGAGATCGTCGCCACCGGCTCGCCCGCGGAGCTGAAACGCCGGGTCGGCGGCGAGATCCTCGACATCGATCTCGACGGCGACGAGAACGCTCGCGAGCGCGCGGTCGGGGTCGCCGCCGACTCCGATCTCTTCGAGGACGAGGCGACGGTCGAGACCACCGACGAGGGGATCAGCGTCACCTCGCGGCGCGCTCGCCAGGCGGGCACCGATCTGCTGGTGGCGCTGCGGGATGCCGATCTCACCGTGACCGGGTTCAACATCCGCGCACCCACTCTCGACGACGTGTTTCTCGCGATCACCGGCGAGTCGGTCGACGGGGACGGCGAGAGCGGGACGAGCGAGGGCGACACCAGCGAGGCGAGCGCCGAGGAGGCGAATCCGGCGGCCGCCGACGGAGGGGCGAACCGATGA
- a CDS encoding TetR/AcrR family transcriptional regulator, with amino-acid sequence MQATYRAFCEHGYADLTTREIAEEFEKSRSLLHYHYDTKQELIVALLDYLLDSHPAKAAADEIENPDERLELFIDRGLFGPKEAAFDFWDFHTALLELRLHAHRNDVYREQLDRTIGLITDLLAETIREGIETGRFRDVDPEATALFLYDAIDAARIRKITLGHDDAPRRTRWAIETFVLPTLRTPSEGD; translated from the coding sequence ATGCAGGCAACGTATCGCGCGTTCTGCGAGCACGGGTACGCCGATCTGACGACCCGCGAGATCGCCGAGGAGTTCGAGAAGAGCCGATCACTCCTCCATTATCACTACGATACCAAACAGGAGCTCATCGTCGCGCTCCTCGACTATCTGCTCGACTCTCACCCGGCGAAGGCGGCGGCCGACGAGATCGAAAACCCCGACGAACGTCTCGAGCTGTTCATCGATCGAGGACTGTTCGGCCCCAAAGAGGCTGCCTTCGATTTCTGGGACTTTCACACCGCGCTGCTCGAACTCCGTCTGCACGCCCACCGCAACGACGTCTACCGCGAGCAGCTCGATCGCACCATCGGCCTCATCACCGACCTCCTCGCCGAAACCATCCGAGAAGGGATCGAGACGGGCCGTTTCCGTGACGTCGACCCGGAGGCGACCGCACTGTTCCTCTACGATGCCATCGACGCCGCCCGCATCCGGAAGATCACGCTGGGCCACGACGACGCGCCACGGCGAACGCGATGGGCCATCGAGACGTTCGTGCTGCCCACCCTCCGGACCCCGTCTGAAGGGGACTGA
- a CDS encoding KH domain-containing protein, translating to MQHVKIPQDRIGVLIGEGGATMREIEERAEVRLDIDSETGAVAVESVGDPVLGLKGPEIVEAIGRGFAPEDALVLLDDEMMMFELVDVDAATRNEKDLERKKGRLIGENGRTRELMAELTGAEVVIYGTTVGAIGAPQQVEVVRSAVEMLLDGAPHGAVYSFLERKHNELKQPGMEYHQYTG from the coding sequence ATGCAACACGTGAAGATTCCGCAGGACCGCATCGGCGTGTTGATCGGCGAGGGCGGTGCGACGATGCGCGAGATCGAGGAGCGCGCGGAGGTCCGTCTCGACATCGATTCCGAAACCGGCGCGGTCGCGGTCGAATCGGTCGGCGATCCCGTTCTGGGGCTGAAAGGCCCCGAGATCGTCGAGGCGATCGGGCGGGGGTTCGCGCCCGAGGACGCGCTCGTGCTGCTCGACGACGAGATGATGATGTTCGAACTCGTCGACGTCGACGCCGCGACGAGAAACGAAAAGGACCTCGAACGCAAGAAGGGGCGGCTGATCGGCGAGAACGGCCGGACCCGCGAGCTGATGGCCGAGCTCACCGGTGCGGAGGTCGTGATCTACGGGACGACCGTCGGCGCGATCGGGGCCCCCCAGCAGGTCGAGGTCGTGCGGAGCGCGGTCGAGATGCTGCTCGACGGCGCGCCACACGGCGCGGTCTACTCCTTCCTCGAACGCAAACACAACGAGCTCAAACAGCCGGGAATGGAGTATCACCAGTACACCGGATAG
- a CDS encoding GNAT family N-acetyltransferase, whose amino-acid sequence MAGVTVRQSAPADVAGIQRVARRGWEAAYGEFLAVATVERAMDEWYASESVREQIVDGGVAHFVACETGDVSEGTDGKRTDPRAVEQVVGYVGGGIPDANEPGRGAVWTFYVDPDRWGRGIGTRLFERELDALRERGATRVTIRVLAANAVGRSFYESQAFEVVERGEDDLFGETRAAVTYARDI is encoded by the coding sequence ATGGCCGGCGTCACGGTCCGCCAGTCGGCACCCGCGGACGTGGCCGGGATCCAGCGGGTCGCGCGCCGTGGCTGGGAGGCCGCCTACGGCGAGTTCCTCGCCGTAGCCACCGTCGAGCGCGCGATGGACGAGTGGTACGCGAGTGAAAGCGTTCGTGAACAGATCGTGGACGGTGGCGTCGCCCACTTCGTCGCGTGTGAGACGGGCGACGTCTCGGAAGGGACGGACGGGAAGCGGACCGACCCACGAGCCGTCGAGCAGGTCGTCGGCTACGTCGGGGGCGGGATCCCCGACGCGAACGAGCCCGGACGCGGCGCGGTCTGGACGTTCTACGTCGATCCCGACCGCTGGGGCCGAGGGATCGGGACGCGGCTGTTCGAGCGAGAACTCGACGCACTTCGAGAGCGAGGAGCCACTCGCGTCACGATTCGGGTACTCGCGGCGAACGCGGTCGGACGGTCGTTCTACGAGTCCCAGGCGTTCGAAGTCGTCGAGCGGGGCGAGGACGACCTCTTCGGCGAGACGCGGGCGGCGGTGACGTACGCGCGCGACATCTAA
- a CDS encoding tryptophan--tRNA ligase, with product MDDTDANATDRTARRIDDTDETDTNEGGTSEGNTGDPENTVRSDAVAGEVDYGKLLDRFGADALTDDRLERFPQPPHPLLRRGSYYAGRDVDCLLDAIDGDERVSIVTGVGPSGPMHVGHAVTFYFAKWLQAETGAIVYVPLSDDEKYLSRDQSLAETRDHTRENLRDLVAVGFDPDRTRFVIDTADADVIYPLATALAERITPAARDAVYGEPANVGMGFYPAVQATHLLLPQFVDGPHATTVPIAVDQDPHVRLARDVAAKERFPVEKPGALLSKFLPGLEGPGKMSSSDAAPTIRLTDDRGTVQEKLGRAYSGGRTDRKAHREHGGDPEVDVAFQLLEAFFEPDDTEIERVAREYRAGELLSGELKAHAADRITAFLDSHQARRPSDAELDDALAPYRLTDAERERALAAVGLGSGVETVDAGKG from the coding sequence ATGGACGACACCGACGCGAACGCGACTGATCGAACAGCACGACGAATCGACGACACCGATGAGACCGACACCAACGAAGGCGGTACCAGCGAAGGCAACACCGGCGATCCCGAAAACACCGTGAGGTCGGACGCAGTCGCCGGCGAGGTCGACTACGGAAAGCTCCTCGATCGGTTCGGCGCTGACGCGCTGACCGACGATCGACTGGAACGGTTCCCGCAGCCGCCACACCCGCTGCTTCGACGCGGGAGCTACTACGCCGGTCGGGACGTCGACTGCCTTCTCGACGCAATCGATGGCGACGAGCGAGTCTCGATCGTCACCGGCGTCGGCCCCTCGGGACCGATGCACGTCGGTCACGCAGTCACCTTCTACTTCGCGAAGTGGCTCCAGGCCGAAACCGGCGCGATCGTCTACGTCCCGCTCTCTGACGACGAGAAGTACCTCAGCCGGGACCAGAGCCTCGCGGAAACCCGCGACCACACCCGCGAGAACCTCCGCGATCTCGTGGCGGTGGGGTTCGATCCCGACCGCACCCGGTTCGTGATCGACACCGCCGACGCCGACGTGATCTATCCGCTCGCGACCGCGCTCGCCGAGCGGATCACGCCCGCCGCCCGCGATGCGGTGTACGGCGAGCCCGCGAACGTCGGGATGGGATTCTATCCAGCGGTCCAGGCGACCCACCTCCTGCTGCCGCAGTTCGTCGACGGTCCGCACGCCACCACCGTACCGATCGCGGTCGATCAGGATCCCCACGTCCGGCTCGCGCGCGACGTCGCCGCGAAGGAGCGGTTCCCGGTCGAGAAGCCCGGCGCGCTGCTCTCGAAGTTCCTGCCCGGGTTGGAGGGACCGGGAAAGATGAGCTCATCCGATGCCGCACCGACGATCCGCCTCACCGACGACCGCGGGACAGTCCAGGAAAAACTCGGACGGGCGTACTCCGGCGGGCGAACCGACAGAAAGGCCCACCGCGAGCACGGCGGCGACCCCGAAGTGGACGTGGCGTTCCAGCTCCTCGAAGCGTTCTTCGAGCCCGACGACACCGAGATCGAGCGGGTCGCGCGCGAATACCGGGCCGGCGAGCTGCTGAGCGGCGAGCTCAAAGCTCACGCTGCCGACCGGATCACGGCGTTTCTCGACTCGCATCAGGCCAGACGACCGAGCGACGCCGAACTCGACGACGCGCTCGCGCCCTACCGACTGACCGACGCGGAACGCGAGCGCGCGCTCGCCGCGGTCGGGCTCGGTAGCGGGGTCGAGACGGTCGATGCCGGGAAAGGCTGA